A window of Streptomyces armeniacus contains these coding sequences:
- a CDS encoding sulfurtransferase TusA family protein produces the protein MTGEHPASRPGLSTRCAPDLVVDGGELLCVQLLLVLRRAIDGAPAGTVVHVLASDPAAPLDLPAWCHMTGHDYLGPVPGADRAAYALRLTTASVVTLPGAPWHRAEP, from the coding sequence ATGACAGGCGAACACCCTGCGTCGCGCCCCGGCTTGTCCACCCGCTGCGCGCCGGATCTGGTGGTCGACGGTGGGGAACTGCTCTGCGTCCAGCTGCTGTTGGTGCTGCGTCGTGCGATCGACGGCGCGCCCGCGGGGACCGTGGTCCACGTGCTCGCCAGCGACCCGGCAGCCCCGCTGGACCTGCCCGCCTGGTGCCACATGACCGGCCACGACTACCTCGGCCCCGTACCCGGTGCCGACCGGGCGGCGTACGCGCTGCGGCTGACCACCGCCTCGGTGGTCACCCTGCCCGGTGCTCCCTGGCACCGGGCGGAGCCCTAA
- a CDS encoding MFS transporter, protein MTNARTTADSRGIRLGLRANLAQFSLLVAVNALVGGMLGQERTVLPLLAEDVFHLSAYTSALTYILAFGSTKAVTNFFAGTWSDRFGRKPVLIAGWLVALPVPAMLAWGPTWGWIIAANVLLGINQGLTWSTTVIMKIDLVGPERRGLAMGFNEAAGYIAVAATAMATGAIAEHAGLRPEPFLLGAAYVVLALGLSTLAVHETRDHARFEAARHVTPAGSENDGELTTAQIARLTSLSDRALSAASQAGMVNNLNDALAWGIFPLLFAAHSLSIAQIGVLAALYPAVWGAGQMLTGWWSDHIGRKHLITAGMLLQAAAIALVAAGSTFSVWATAQVLLGVGTALVYPTLLAVVGDVAHPAWRARAVGVYRLWRDGGFAVGALLAGALADAYSLTTAIWAVAALTAASGLLVAVRMYETHPRADQ, encoded by the coding sequence GTGACCAACGCCCGTACCACCGCGGACTCCCGCGGCATACGCCTCGGACTGCGCGCCAATCTCGCCCAGTTCAGCCTGCTGGTCGCCGTCAACGCGCTGGTCGGAGGCATGCTCGGTCAGGAACGCACCGTCCTGCCGCTGCTGGCCGAGGACGTCTTCCACCTCTCCGCCTACACCTCCGCCCTCACCTACATCCTGGCCTTCGGCTCCACCAAGGCAGTCACCAACTTCTTCGCCGGCACCTGGTCGGACCGCTTCGGCCGCAAGCCGGTCCTGATCGCCGGATGGCTTGTCGCCCTGCCCGTGCCCGCGATGCTCGCCTGGGGCCCGACCTGGGGCTGGATCATCGCCGCGAACGTCCTGCTCGGCATCAACCAGGGCCTGACCTGGTCCACCACCGTCATCATGAAGATCGACCTGGTCGGCCCCGAACGGCGCGGCCTGGCCATGGGGTTCAACGAGGCCGCCGGCTACATCGCCGTCGCCGCCACCGCCATGGCCACCGGCGCCATCGCCGAGCATGCGGGGCTCCGGCCCGAGCCGTTCCTGCTGGGGGCCGCCTACGTCGTCCTGGCTCTGGGCCTGTCCACCCTCGCCGTCCATGAGACCCGTGACCACGCCCGTTTCGAAGCCGCCCGCCACGTCACTCCGGCGGGCAGCGAGAACGACGGGGAGCTGACCACCGCGCAGATCGCACGGCTCACCAGCCTCAGCGACAGGGCCCTGTCCGCCGCCAGCCAGGCCGGCATGGTCAACAACCTCAACGACGCCCTCGCCTGGGGCATCTTCCCTCTGCTCTTCGCCGCCCACAGCCTGTCCATCGCCCAGATCGGCGTCCTCGCCGCGCTCTACCCGGCCGTCTGGGGCGCCGGGCAGATGCTCACCGGCTGGTGGTCCGACCACATCGGCCGCAAGCACCTCATCACCGCGGGGATGCTGCTGCAGGCAGCGGCCATCGCCCTCGTCGCGGCGGGCTCCACCTTCAGCGTCTGGGCCACCGCCCAGGTTCTCCTCGGCGTCGGCACCGCCCTGGTCTACCCCACCCTGCTCGCCGTCGTCGGCGACGTCGCCCATCCCGCCTGGCGCGCCCGCGCCGTGGGCGTCTACCGCCTGTGGCGCGACGGAGGCTTCGCCGTCGGGGCCCTCCTCGCCGGAGCCCTCGCCGACGCCTACAGCCTCACCACCGCCATCTGGGCGGTCGCCGCCCTCACCGCCGCCTCCGGGCTGCTGGTCGCGGTACGCATGTACGAGACACACCCACGCGCTGATCAGTGA
- a CDS encoding class I SAM-dependent methyltransferase codes for MTDYLEYSPSAEYLHLLSAPMWTGLAGRLTAALADADPGSGTVVEFGAGTGLGTDILLDTLPPAPVLVAEPSAHLRAVLLARLSAREDADRVTVFPRGAAQLPLPERIAAVTGMHMIGHLAPAPRRGLFSALMPRLAPGAPVVFNVQPPETAVEVPRTPPFGVTVGRLRYEGTGRAVPTGPDQVRWTMTYRTLDGNTEIARTTTAYDWWTVSAANLAAELTQAGAATVRIEGDLVIARAGGGYRHAGMEPGP; via the coding sequence ATGACCGACTACCTGGAATACTCGCCGTCGGCGGAGTATCTGCACCTGCTCAGCGCGCCGATGTGGACCGGACTGGCCGGCAGACTCACCGCGGCCCTGGCCGACGCGGACCCCGGCTCGGGCACCGTGGTCGAGTTCGGGGCCGGCACCGGGCTGGGTACGGACATCCTGCTCGACACCCTCCCTCCTGCCCCCGTGCTCGTTGCGGAGCCGTCCGCGCACCTGCGTGCGGTCCTGCTCGCCCGGCTCAGCGCTCGCGAGGACGCCGACCGCGTCACCGTCTTCCCCCGCGGCGCCGCCCAGTTGCCGCTGCCCGAGCGGATCGCCGCCGTCACCGGCATGCACATGATCGGACACCTGGCCCCGGCCCCTCGGCGCGGCCTGTTCTCGGCACTGATGCCACGGCTCGCACCGGGCGCGCCCGTGGTGTTCAACGTTCAGCCGCCTGAGACCGCCGTGGAAGTGCCCCGGACCCCGCCCTTCGGTGTGACGGTCGGGCGGCTGCGGTACGAGGGCACCGGCCGCGCGGTACCGACCGGCCCGGACCAGGTGCGCTGGACCATGACCTACCGCACCCTCGACGGCAACACCGAAATCGCCCGCACAACCACCGCATACGACTGGTGGACCGTATCCGCCGCGAACCTGGCCGCCGAGCTCACCCAGGCAGGGGCAGCCACAGTACGTATCGAAGGAGACCTCGTCATCGCCCGCGCCGGGGGTGGTTATCGGCACGCAGGCATGGAACCCGGCCCCTGA
- a CDS encoding ArsR/SmtB family transcription factor: MGDPARKAALYDAFARTGKALSSGKRLELLDLLAQGERTVDALAKAAGLNLTTASAHLQTLKQAGLVATRRDGVRIHYRLAGDDVAALYALLRQVAHIHQAGVEPARTAYLGADEAEEVDREALRTRAEAGEVVVLDVRPAEEYAAGHIPGALSIPVEELAERITELPQDTEVVAYCRGAYCVLAYDAVRLLQERGRRAVRLTDGMLEWRLADFPVAADAAA; encoded by the coding sequence ATGGGAGACCCTGCGCGCAAAGCCGCGCTGTACGACGCCTTCGCCCGCACCGGCAAGGCGCTGAGCAGCGGAAAGCGCTTGGAACTGCTCGATCTGCTGGCCCAGGGGGAGCGCACCGTGGACGCGCTCGCCAAGGCGGCCGGGCTGAATCTGACCACCGCCTCGGCCCATCTGCAGACGCTCAAGCAAGCCGGGCTCGTGGCGACCCGCCGCGACGGCGTGCGCATCCACTACCGGCTGGCCGGCGACGACGTCGCCGCCCTGTACGCCCTGCTGCGCCAGGTCGCCCACATACACCAGGCGGGGGTGGAGCCCGCCCGCACCGCCTACCTCGGTGCCGACGAGGCGGAAGAGGTTGACCGTGAAGCGCTGCGGACCCGTGCCGAGGCGGGTGAGGTCGTCGTCCTCGATGTCCGACCGGCCGAGGAGTACGCCGCTGGGCACATCCCGGGTGCCCTGTCCATCCCGGTGGAGGAACTCGCCGAGCGCATCACCGAGTTGCCGCAGGACACGGAGGTGGTGGCGTACTGCCGGGGCGCCTACTGCGTCCTGGCCTACGACGCGGTGCGGCTGCTGCAGGAGCGGGGCCGCAGGGCGGTCCGGCTGACCGACGGAATGCTGGAATGGCGGCTGGCCGACTTCCCGGTCGCTGCGGACGCCGCCGCGTGA
- a CDS encoding SpdA protein, with protein sequence MAGTDPKPAPGCPASSLEREVTVRGVTLVMALVVGLTFLFGFGNVWALALRLHVPPWVAPLVAPAVDLSVLGLLLGTRYLAVHGASPELLRPARRLLVFSGLVTLALNVTDPLLAGERGKAAFDAVGPLLLIGWAEVGPGLLQAISSTGPQEAAGSVVLEAGQRPRAGVEEVAPRWAEDAGSDGESDVSVSGEGARHIKSRSGEEVLLERAYEEDARHREAYQRPISAETLRKRLHVGAARSRTLVAMIRSTNSDAPHASRLRPE encoded by the coding sequence ATGGCGGGCACCGATCCGAAGCCCGCTCCGGGCTGTCCCGCCAGCTCGCTCGAACGGGAGGTCACGGTTCGTGGTGTCACTCTCGTCATGGCTCTGGTCGTCGGTCTGACGTTCCTGTTCGGATTTGGGAATGTGTGGGCGCTGGCGCTGCGGTTGCATGTTCCGCCGTGGGTTGCGCCGTTGGTGGCTCCTGCGGTGGATCTGTCTGTGTTAGGGCTGTTGCTGGGTACGCGGTATCTCGCAGTGCATGGCGCGTCTCCGGAGCTGCTCCGCCCGGCGCGCCGGCTCCTGGTGTTCTCCGGCTTGGTGACGTTGGCGTTGAACGTGACGGATCCTTTGCTCGCCGGGGAGCGTGGAAAGGCCGCTTTCGACGCAGTCGGGCCGCTGCTGCTGATCGGCTGGGCAGAGGTGGGCCCGGGGCTGCTCCAGGCCATCAGCAGCACGGGTCCACAGGAGGCAGCAGGTTCCGTGGTTTTGGAGGCTGGTCAGCGCCCTCGGGCGGGGGTGGAGGAGGTGGCCCCGCGGTGGGCGGAGGACGCTGGCAGCGACGGCGAATCTGACGTCTCTGTTTCCGGTGAGGGCGCTCGGCACATCAAATCTCGATCCGGCGAGGAGGTGCTGCTGGAACGGGCTTATGAGGAGGATGCTCGGCACCGGGAGGCATATCAACGCCCGATCTCCGCGGAGACGTTGCGCAAGCGGCTGCATGTGGGGGCGGCTAGATCCCGGACGCTGGTAGCCATGATTCGCTCGACCAACAGCGATGCTCCGCACGCATCACGCCTACGACCCGAGTGA
- the rpmF gene encoding 50S ribosomal protein L32: MAVPKRKMSRSNTRHRRAQWKAQTSQLVPVTVRGTTHLVPQRLVKAYERGLLHPED; the protein is encoded by the coding sequence ATGGCTGTTCCCAAACGGAAGATGTCCCGCAGCAACACCCGTCACCGCCGCGCCCAGTGGAAGGCGCAGACGTCCCAACTCGTCCCCGTCACCGTGCGGGGCACCACACACCTCGTGCCCCAGCGCCTGGTCAAGGCGTACGAACGCGGGCTGCTGCACCCCGAGGACTGA
- a CDS encoding MarR family winged helix-turn-helix transcriptional regulator yields MPEGPETARVSLDRLFELAEVLGSMMQRGVAERGLTTARAGVLWALFHDGPMTQRALAGQLGVTPRNVTGLLDALQADGLVARTAHPTDRRATLVALTGRGRQVTEALRGGRDELAAVLFDGMPPGQLAAFTAGLETVIEQLRAADPGEG; encoded by the coding sequence ATGCCGGAGGGACCCGAGACCGCCAGGGTTTCGCTGGACCGGCTCTTCGAACTCGCCGAGGTGCTCGGTTCGATGATGCAGCGCGGAGTCGCCGAGCGCGGGCTGACGACGGCCCGCGCGGGCGTGCTGTGGGCGCTGTTCCACGACGGGCCGATGACGCAACGGGCGCTGGCCGGGCAGCTGGGGGTCACGCCCCGCAACGTCACCGGGCTCCTGGACGCGCTCCAAGCGGACGGGCTGGTGGCGCGCACGGCCCATCCCACCGACCGGCGCGCGACCCTGGTCGCCCTCACAGGCAGGGGACGCCAGGTCACCGAGGCGCTGCGCGGCGGCCGGGATGAACTGGCCGCCGTGCTGTTCGACGGTATGCCTCCGGGACAGCTCGCCGCCTTCACGGCTGGGCTGGAAACGGTGATCGAGCAGCTGCGGGCCGCCGATCCCGGCGAGGGTTAG
- a CDS encoding aminotransferase class V-fold PLP-dependent enzyme: MDRRFFTTSAAGAAFAAAVWGQTPAAAHTATHTAGDTGADADMPTGIRDLPALWDVDRSVANLENAYWGVMPRSIEREYLEQTRFLNRRNVLFVRDGIPGNERTEAMDQVRAEVARLMAAPKEEFVLTRNGTEAMQNLIMQYGRLQPGDSVMYADLDYDEMQQAMESLRHHRGANVITFAIPEPATTANILAAYEEQLRKAPAGLKLLLVTHMSNRTGIVMPVREIVEMARARGVDTLVDATQTIGHIDFTLPDMNADFVGFSLHKWLCAPLGTGAIWIRGSRLRDIETCMGNTLVPADDTRSRASAGTVNFAAALTVPKAIAFHERIGGRAKQEHLQGLRNHWVERARDIKGLQILTPDDPERHGAVTSFRLPAMKDYAQAQRMAKILLEKHRVLTVARKGIARGSAVRVTPTLYNTRAELDRLVKALHKEAAAFR; this comes from the coding sequence ATGGACCGCCGCTTCTTCACCACGTCCGCCGCAGGTGCCGCGTTCGCAGCGGCCGTCTGGGGCCAGACGCCCGCAGCCGCGCACACTGCCACGCACACCGCCGGGGACACCGGTGCGGACGCAGACATGCCGACGGGTATACGGGATCTGCCCGCGCTGTGGGACGTGGACCGTTCGGTGGCCAACCTGGAGAACGCCTACTGGGGTGTCATGCCCCGGTCGATCGAGCGTGAGTATCTCGAGCAGACCCGGTTCCTGAACCGGCGCAACGTGCTCTTCGTACGCGACGGGATCCCGGGGAACGAGCGCACGGAGGCCATGGACCAGGTACGCGCCGAGGTGGCGAGGCTGATGGCCGCGCCGAAGGAGGAGTTCGTCCTCACGCGCAACGGCACCGAGGCGATGCAGAACCTGATCATGCAGTACGGACGGCTCCAGCCGGGCGACTCGGTCATGTACGCGGACCTCGACTACGACGAGATGCAGCAGGCGATGGAATCGCTGCGGCACCACCGCGGCGCGAACGTCATCACGTTCGCGATACCGGAGCCGGCCACCACGGCGAACATCCTCGCCGCCTACGAGGAGCAGCTGCGGAAGGCCCCGGCGGGCCTGAAGCTGCTGCTGGTCACGCACATGTCGAACCGCACCGGCATCGTCATGCCGGTGCGCGAGATCGTGGAAATGGCCCGGGCGCGCGGCGTCGACACGCTCGTGGACGCCACCCAGACGATCGGGCACATCGACTTCACGCTGCCCGACATGAATGCGGACTTCGTCGGCTTCTCGTTGCACAAGTGGCTGTGCGCACCGCTGGGAACCGGCGCGATCTGGATCCGTGGATCGCGGCTGCGGGACATCGAGACCTGCATGGGAAACACGCTGGTCCCGGCCGACGACACGCGTTCGCGTGCCAGCGCCGGCACCGTCAACTTCGCCGCGGCGCTGACCGTGCCCAAGGCCATCGCGTTCCACGAACGTATCGGCGGCAGGGCCAAGCAGGAGCATCTGCAGGGGCTGCGGAACCACTGGGTCGAACGCGCGCGGGACATCAAGGGCCTGCAGATCCTCACGCCGGACGACCCGGAGCGCCATGGCGCGGTGACGAGCTTCCGGCTGCCTGCCATGAAGGACTACGCCCAGGCGCAGAGGATGGCGAAGATCCTCCTCGAAAAGCACCGCGTCCTGACCGTGGCACGCAAGGGCATCGCGCGGGGTAGCGCGGTACGGGTGACCCCGACCCTCTACAACACGCGCGCCGAACTGGACCGCCTCGTCAAGGCGTTGCACAAGGAGGCCGCCGCGTTCCGCTGA
- a CDS encoding class I SAM-dependent methyltransferase: MTAAHRPKLGTVEETLLITLYGRAVETRDPEGLLDDPAAVAMVEAIDYDFSGFDGKPSLLGACARTLLFDHWVRGFLTRHPDGTVVEVGAGLNTRFERVDNGHVHWIDLDLPDAIALRRRFFHEDEEPRRQMLAASVLDTAWMERAAQLPGPWFFAIEAVLPYLAEDQVRRLIGELTRRFPGSRLATDSNTSATVADQDGHDVVSLMAARFDWACDDPRELEGWAPGVRLEESRSLAQLPEELLAGFSPSRRAWLRMAAETVPEKIDGYRLSLYELRGAEAREPR; encoded by the coding sequence ATGACCGCCGCGCACCGTCCGAAGCTGGGCACCGTCGAGGAGACGCTGCTCATCACGCTCTACGGCAGGGCCGTGGAGACCCGCGACCCGGAAGGCCTGCTGGACGACCCGGCCGCCGTGGCCATGGTGGAGGCCATCGACTACGACTTCTCGGGCTTCGACGGCAAGCCCAGCCTGCTGGGCGCCTGCGCGCGCACCCTGCTCTTCGACCACTGGGTACGGGGCTTCCTCACCCGGCACCCGGACGGCACCGTCGTCGAGGTCGGCGCCGGTCTCAACACCCGCTTCGAACGCGTCGACAACGGGCACGTGCACTGGATCGACCTCGACCTGCCCGACGCCATCGCACTGCGCCGCCGCTTCTTCCACGAGGACGAGGAACCCCGCCGGCAGATGCTGGCCGCCTCCGTACTCGACACCGCCTGGATGGAGCGGGCGGCCCAGCTGCCCGGACCGTGGTTCTTCGCCATCGAGGCAGTCCTGCCGTACCTCGCCGAGGACCAAGTGCGCCGGCTCATCGGCGAGCTGACCCGCCGCTTCCCCGGCTCCCGCCTGGCGACCGACAGCAACACCTCCGCGACCGTCGCCGACCAGGACGGCCACGACGTGGTGAGCCTCATGGCAGCGCGGTTCGACTGGGCCTGCGACGACCCGCGCGAGCTCGAGGGATGGGCCCCCGGCGTACGGCTCGAGGAGAGCCGCAGCCTCGCCCAGCTGCCGGAAGAACTCCTCGCCGGGTTCTCCCCCTCACGGCGCGCGTGGCTGCGGATGGCGGCGGAGACCGTGCCCGAGAAGATCGACGGCTACCGCCTCAGCCTCTACGAACTCCGCGGAGCCGAAGCCCGCGAGCCACGATGA
- a CDS encoding class I SAM-dependent methyltransferase, protein MTQRTKQHPLFARFYAGFAGPALEKAGITEHRRRLLAALSGEVVEIGAGNGLNFPYYPPEVQRLVAVEPEPRLRALAERQAHAASVPAELIDGRGEQLPFPDGSFDAAVACLTLCSVADPHAALAELYRILRPGGQLRFFEHVRADSSAMRRVQRVLDATVWPLLNGGCHTGRDTQQAIAVAGFTLTGIDRFAFPESRIPLPAATHLLGTAVRPAGDTP, encoded by the coding sequence ATGACCCAGCGGACCAAGCAGCATCCACTCTTCGCCCGCTTCTACGCGGGGTTCGCCGGTCCGGCCCTGGAGAAGGCGGGCATCACCGAGCACCGCCGCCGCCTGCTGGCCGCCCTGTCCGGCGAGGTCGTCGAGATCGGCGCGGGCAACGGACTGAACTTCCCGTACTACCCACCCGAAGTGCAGCGCCTGGTGGCCGTCGAGCCGGAGCCACGCCTGCGGGCCCTGGCCGAACGGCAGGCCCACGCTGCCTCCGTCCCGGCGGAGCTGATCGACGGCCGCGGCGAGCAACTCCCGTTCCCTGACGGCTCGTTCGACGCCGCCGTGGCGTGTCTGACCCTGTGCTCGGTGGCCGACCCGCACGCCGCCCTCGCCGAGCTGTACCGCATCCTGCGGCCGGGCGGCCAGCTGCGGTTCTTCGAGCACGTGCGGGCCGACTCGTCTGCGATGCGCCGCGTCCAGCGTGTCCTGGACGCCACCGTCTGGCCGCTGCTGAACGGCGGCTGCCACACCGGCCGCGACACTCAACAGGCCATCGCCGTCGCCGGGTTCACCCTTACCGGCATCGACCGGTTTGCCTTCCCGGAGAGCCGCATCCCCTTGCCGGCCG
- a CDS encoding cysteine desulfurase family protein: protein MTTPHPGLRGDPVYLDYNATTPVDPRVVEAMVPYLADWFGNPSSGHAYATEPRTALARARARVAALIGADAGEIVFTGSGSEADNLALRGVVLAAGNDRPHVITQVTEHPAVLETCRALERLHGAEVTYLPVDRDGLVDPAVLAAALTERTVLVSVMAANNETGALQPVAALARITRAHGALLHCDAAQTAGKIPLDVRELGVDLLTVVGHKMYAPKGIAALYVRDGTRLEPLVYGGGQEHGLRAGTENAALAVALGKAAQLAEDDLAAGGNHRIAALRDDLHQRLAAALPGRVRLNGPREARLPNTLNVSIDHCRGHELLHAVPEVAASTGSACHSGEHTPSPVLTAMGLPPERALSALRLSLGRWNTPEEIDTATRLIGRAAAGGERDSGPASPGPRERPQ from the coding sequence GTGACCACCCCGCACCCCGGGCTCCGGGGCGATCCCGTGTACCTGGACTACAACGCCACGACCCCCGTGGATCCACGGGTCGTCGAGGCGATGGTCCCGTATCTGGCGGACTGGTTCGGCAACCCCTCCAGCGGCCACGCCTACGCCACCGAGCCCAGGACGGCCCTGGCCCGTGCCCGTGCGCGGGTGGCAGCGCTGATCGGCGCGGACGCCGGGGAGATCGTGTTCACCGGCTCCGGATCCGAGGCGGACAACCTCGCCCTGCGCGGCGTGGTCCTGGCCGCCGGGAACGACCGGCCCCATGTGATCACCCAGGTCACCGAACACCCCGCGGTCCTGGAAACCTGCCGGGCGCTGGAACGGCTGCACGGCGCCGAGGTGACGTACCTCCCGGTCGACCGCGATGGCCTGGTCGACCCGGCGGTGCTGGCCGCAGCGCTGACCGAACGCACCGTGCTGGTCTCGGTCATGGCCGCCAACAACGAGACCGGCGCCCTCCAGCCCGTCGCCGCCCTGGCCCGCATCACCCGCGCCCACGGGGCGCTCCTCCACTGCGACGCCGCCCAGACCGCGGGGAAAATCCCGCTGGACGTACGCGAGTTGGGTGTGGACCTGCTGACGGTCGTCGGGCACAAGATGTACGCGCCCAAGGGCATCGCCGCCCTGTACGTACGCGACGGAACCCGCCTCGAACCGCTCGTCTACGGCGGCGGGCAGGAGCACGGGCTGCGGGCCGGCACCGAGAACGCCGCCCTCGCCGTCGCGCTCGGCAAGGCCGCGCAGTTGGCCGAAGACGACCTCGCCGCCGGCGGCAACCACCGCATCGCCGCGCTGCGCGATGACCTCCACCAGCGTCTGGCCGCCGCCCTGCCCGGCCGGGTGCGCCTCAACGGTCCCCGCGAGGCACGGCTGCCGAACACCCTGAACGTCAGCATCGACCACTGCCGCGGCCACGAACTTCTCCACGCCGTGCCGGAGGTGGCGGCGTCGACCGGCTCGGCCTGCCACAGCGGCGAGCACACCCCCTCGCCGGTGCTCACGGCGATGGGCCTGCCACCGGAGCGGGCCCTGAGCGCGCTACGGCTGTCGCTGGGCCGCTGGAACACACCGGAGGAGATCGATACAGCGACCCGCCTGATCGGGAGGGCTGCCGCCGGGGGAGAGCGGGACAGTGGGCCAGCCAGCCCGGGCCCCCGTGAGCGCCCGCAGTGA
- a CDS encoding MBL fold metallo-hydrolase, with protein sequence MSFADDHLVPLVDEGLGNSAYLVDLGDGRALAVDASRDLRALRAAADRRGLTVAYAADTHLHADFLSGAVQLAHDDGATVLASAAGHRAFEHTALADGDETDLGGLTLRALATPGHTDEHLSFLLTDGPRELGVFTGGSLIVGSAARTDLLGADRAEELARAQYRSLRRLAELPDATAVWPTHGAGSFCSAPPGAERTTTIAAQKQANALLAAPDEDTFVRELLGSLGSYPAYFDRLSEINRRGPAVLGSAPVLPALTSDQVRELLGQGAQILDVRPIADFAAGHIPGAISIPLRDQFATWLGWLLPENTPLVIVTAPGQDLAELTWQALKIGYERLAGHLAGGMAAWNAGGGTQESVELVAADRLADRPVLDVRQRAEHTAAHIPGAAHIELGDLTARSNDAPQGAVVACGHGERAMTAASLLQRAGHSDLAVLDGGPADWAKATSRPLQEGA encoded by the coding sequence ATGAGCTTCGCCGACGACCACCTGGTACCGCTGGTCGACGAAGGGCTGGGCAACAGCGCTTACCTCGTCGACCTCGGCGACGGCCGCGCCCTGGCCGTGGACGCGAGCCGCGATCTGCGCGCCCTGCGTGCGGCGGCCGACCGACGCGGACTGACCGTCGCGTACGCCGCCGACACTCACCTGCATGCCGACTTCCTCTCCGGAGCCGTGCAGCTCGCACACGACGACGGCGCCACGGTGCTCGCCTCCGCCGCCGGACACCGCGCCTTCGAGCACACCGCGCTCGCCGACGGCGACGAGACGGATCTGGGCGGGCTGACCCTGCGTGCCCTGGCCACCCCAGGCCACACCGACGAGCACCTGTCCTTCCTCCTGACGGACGGCCCCCGCGAACTCGGCGTGTTCACCGGCGGATCGCTGATCGTCGGCTCCGCCGCCCGCACCGACCTGCTCGGCGCCGACCGCGCCGAGGAACTGGCCCGCGCCCAGTACCGCTCACTGCGGCGGCTGGCCGAACTGCCGGACGCCACCGCCGTGTGGCCCACCCACGGCGCCGGTTCCTTCTGCTCCGCCCCGCCGGGCGCGGAGCGCACCACCACCATCGCCGCGCAGAAGCAGGCAAACGCGTTGCTCGCCGCCCCGGACGAGGACACCTTCGTCCGGGAGCTGCTCGGCAGCCTCGGCTCCTACCCCGCCTACTTCGACCGGCTGAGCGAGATCAACCGGCGCGGCCCCGCCGTCCTCGGCTCCGCCCCCGTACTCCCCGCACTGACCAGCGACCAGGTCCGCGAACTGCTCGGGCAGGGCGCCCAGATCCTCGACGTCCGCCCGATCGCGGACTTCGCCGCAGGCCACATCCCCGGCGCGATCTCCATCCCGCTGCGCGATCAGTTCGCCACCTGGCTGGGCTGGTTGCTGCCCGAGAACACCCCGCTCGTGATCGTCACCGCGCCCGGCCAGGATCTGGCTGAACTCACCTGGCAGGCCCTGAAGATCGGGTACGAACGTCTGGCCGGCCACCTCGCGGGCGGCATGGCCGCCTGGAACGCGGGTGGCGGAACCCAGGAAAGCGTCGAACTCGTCGCCGCCGACCGGCTCGCCGACCGCCCGGTCCTCGACGTCCGTCAGCGGGCCGAGCACACCGCCGCCCACATCCCCGGCGCCGCCCACATCGAACTCGGCGACCTCACCGCCCGTTCCAACGACGCGCCGCAGGGCGCAGTCGTCGCCTGCGGCCACGGCGAACGTGCCATGACCGCCGCCAGCCTCCTCCAGCGCGCCGGCCACAGCGATCTCGCAGTCCTCGACGGCGGACCCGCCGACTGGGCCAAGGCCACGTCACGCCCCCTGCAGGAGGGTGCGTGA